One segment of Leptospira fainei serovar Hurstbridge str. BUT 6 DNA contains the following:
- the cas5e gene encoding type I-E CRISPR-associated protein Cas5/CasD, with translation MKYLALRLESYLMSFGEGDYWDVRGTAAFPTKSSILGILSACLGLDWTNEQQTKDIVTIGESLSLSVREDSKCMIQRDYHTILDTLRADGKLNPNAVQSYRNYLMDGSFTALLSFSDPSVFEKVKSSLSNPAWSIFLGRKACSPTLPIYWNEEIEGENSKLVFAKLETIPQAKSRMLGIIPKKQSWAKSENDKQPLACVTEENLESDYKKSLIRDTVVNPTLRVFAQREIYKFYVGVPDVSIPT, from the coding sequence ATGAAGTATCTCGCACTTCGGCTCGAAAGCTATCTCATGTCGTTTGGAGAAGGTGATTACTGGGATGTTAGAGGAACCGCTGCCTTTCCAACGAAGAGTTCTATATTAGGAATCCTTTCCGCTTGTCTTGGGTTGGATTGGACCAATGAGCAGCAAACAAAGGACATTGTTACTATCGGAGAGTCTCTTTCCTTATCCGTTAGAGAAGACAGTAAGTGTATGATTCAAAGAGATTACCATACAATTTTAGATACGTTGAGGGCAGATGGAAAGCTGAATCCAAATGCAGTACAGTCCTATCGGAATTATCTAATGGATGGTTCATTTACTGCCCTACTTTCTTTCTCAGATCCCAGCGTCTTTGAAAAAGTTAAATCTTCTTTATCAAATCCAGCTTGGTCTATATTCCTAGGAAGAAAAGCTTGCTCCCCAACACTCCCCATATATTGGAATGAGGAGATAGAGGGAGAAAATTCAAAATTAGTCTTTGCAAAATTGGAAACAATTCCGCAAGCGAAGTCAAGAATGCTTGGAATAATCCCAAAGAAGCAATCTTGGGCAAAAAGTGAAAACGATAAACAACCGTTAGCATGTGTCACGGAGGAAAACTTAGAAAGCGATTATAAAAAGTCTCTCATTCGAGATACAGTAGTAAATCCGACATTAAGAGTTTTCGCACAAAGAGAAATATATAAATTTTACGTAGGAGTCCCCGATGTATCTATCCCAACTTAA
- the cas6e gene encoding type I-E CRISPR-associated protein Cas6/Cse3/CasE, whose amino-acid sequence MYLSQLKLDLRNRITQNWLKNPYHIHQRLWMAFSDDFQKGDSESAPFLYQFDTNQIPGSSISPRILVFSTQAPNWKKAFGNFSVLEEIPDNRSIKEISPSFIRTGISLRFSITANPTKKKKDYRSLFREELKNYPEICDHSNQNLYSEGKAKLEELIKTVSHEQREKLKSKKVGVYREQEQLQWIAKRGSENGFEILNVIIESSGNSNAFKTKATERHKISKIHTVTFSGVLRITNPEKFKTAYTKGIGSGKAFGCGMLLLARI is encoded by the coding sequence ATGTATCTATCCCAACTTAAACTCGATCTCCGAAACCGAATAACACAAAACTGGCTAAAAAATCCTTATCACATTCATCAGAGGTTATGGATGGCGTTTTCGGATGATTTCCAAAAGGGTGATTCTGAATCGGCTCCCTTCCTTTATCAATTCGATACGAATCAAATACCGGGAAGTTCGATTTCGCCAAGAATCTTAGTTTTTTCGACCCAAGCTCCTAATTGGAAGAAAGCTTTTGGCAATTTCTCCGTATTAGAAGAAATTCCAGATAACCGTAGTATCAAAGAAATTTCTCCTTCCTTTATCCGGACCGGGATCAGTTTGCGATTTTCCATTACTGCGAACCCGACTAAAAAGAAAAAAGACTACCGTAGTTTATTTAGAGAAGAATTGAAAAATTATCCGGAAATATGCGATCATTCGAATCAAAACTTGTATTCGGAAGGAAAGGCAAAACTGGAAGAACTGATTAAGACCGTCAGCCATGAGCAAAGAGAGAAATTGAAATCGAAAAAGGTGGGCGTATATAGAGAACAGGAGCAGTTGCAATGGATTGCCAAACGAGGATCCGAAAATGGCTTCGAAATATTGAATGTTATAATTGAGTCGAGCGGGAATAGTAATGCTTTCAAAACAAAAGCAACTGAAAGGCATAAAATCTCCAAAATCCACACCGTTACATTCTCCGGCGTTCTCCGCATAACAAATCCCGAAAAATTCAAAACCGCTTATACAAAAGGAATCGGTTCCGGCAAAGCTTTCGGCTGCGGAATGCTACTATTAGCCAGAATTTAA
- the cas1e gene encoding type I-E CRISPR-associated endonuclease Cas1e: MANRNLQELPKFEDNWSYLYFEKGRIDQFQKSVGYHYLDKVVPIPIETLCLLLLGPGTTITHEAIKRISESRCLLAWTGEGGVRFYSSGYTGTYSARNLLRQVEAYGDKTERDKVIRRMYQFRFAETIPINSSIEQIRGMEGARVRKIYKEWSEKTGVPWKSRSYDQNSWDYSDPVNRALSSANACLYGVVHAAILQAGFSPAIGFVHTGKQLSFIYDIADLYKAELTIPLSFKIVADDTTNVERRVRFACRDIFKQSKLLKRIIPDAKELIYGGIDPGEGEDFTEGRDVAISH; the protein is encoded by the coding sequence ATGGCAAATCGGAATCTCCAGGAACTTCCGAAATTCGAAGACAACTGGTCCTACCTATATTTTGAAAAAGGCAGAATAGACCAGTTCCAAAAGTCTGTCGGATATCATTATTTAGACAAAGTAGTTCCGATCCCGATAGAAACGTTATGTCTTCTTCTACTTGGTCCAGGAACTACGATTACGCATGAAGCGATCAAAAGGATCTCAGAAAGTCGCTGTCTCCTTGCATGGACTGGAGAGGGAGGAGTCCGCTTTTATTCGTCCGGATATACAGGAACATATTCCGCAAGGAACCTTCTTCGCCAAGTTGAAGCGTACGGCGATAAAACGGAAAGAGACAAGGTGATTCGCAGGATGTATCAATTCCGATTTGCAGAAACAATCCCAATTAACTCCTCCATAGAACAAATCCGCGGAATGGAAGGAGCAAGGGTCCGTAAAATTTACAAAGAATGGTCAGAAAAAACGGGTGTTCCTTGGAAAAGCAGATCATACGACCAGAATAGCTGGGACTACAGTGATCCGGTAAATCGGGCACTATCTTCGGCAAATGCTTGTTTATATGGAGTGGTCCACGCAGCTATTTTACAAGCAGGCTTTTCTCCTGCTATAGGCTTTGTTCATACGGGCAAACAACTTTCTTTCATATATGATATAGCTGATCTATACAAGGCGGAGTTAACTATTCCCCTATCTTTTAAGATCGTCGCAGATGATACAACGAATGTCGAAAGAAGAGTTCGATTTGCATGCAGAGATATATTCAAGCAAAGTAAATTATTGAAACGAATTATTCCGGATGCTAAGGAGTTGATCTATGGTGGTATTGATCCTGGAGAGGGTGAAGATTTCACAGAGGGGAGAGATGTCGCGATTAGCCATTGA
- the cas2e gene encoding type I-E CRISPR-associated endoribonuclease Cas2e, translated as MSRLAIELKPGVFVATVGARVRDQIWKKVCEEWKSDALMLYSSNTEQGYVIRSNGDPSREIVEFEGLLLIAKPDPKANHREAEAATETDSNGDGSPAPSPFLSLEEFFKERADSLRSELDHNPDN; from the coding sequence ATGTCGCGATTAGCCATTGAATTAAAACCCGGTGTCTTTGTCGCAACCGTAGGAGCAAGAGTTCGCGACCAAATCTGGAAAAAAGTCTGCGAAGAATGGAAATCCGATGCCTTAATGTTGTATTCCAGTAATACGGAACAAGGATATGTAATCCGTTCCAACGGGGATCCTTCAAGAGAAATTGTAGAATTTGAAGGCCTATTGTTAATCGCGAAACCGGATCCAAAGGCGAATCACCGGGAAGCCGAAGCGGCTACGGAAACTGATAGTAACGGTGACGGATCACCCGCTCCATCTCCGTTCTTAAGCCTCGAAGAATTCTTTAAAGAAAGGGCGGATTCGCTTCGCTCTGAATTGGACCATAACCCAGATAATTAA